Part of the Trueperaceae bacterium genome, ATGGGAACCTCCGGAAGCGAGCGGCTCGACGTCGGACGCCCGTTCGTCGGGCCTTCCGGCGTCCGGGGGCGCGCCCCCGAGCGACCCCCGACCCTACCATGTCAACATCGTTTCCACCGGCACCAGGACGCACGTCGCGCGCCACTCCGACCCCGCCGGGCGCGCCGAAGGGGGCTCAGTCGCCCTGCATCAGGCCGCGGATCCGCCCGTCCGCACCGACGCGAACCCGCTTCGCAGCCGGTTCCCGCGGGAGGGCCGGCATCGTCACGATGCGGCCCGCGACCACCACGACGAAGCCCGCGCCGGCGGAGAGGCGGACCTCCCGCACGCGGAGGGTGAAGCCCTCGGCGAGACCGCCCGCCTTCGGGTCGTCGGCGAACGACAGGTGCGTCTTCGCCATGCAGACCTGCAGGGGGCCGTACCCGGCCGCCTCGAGGCGCGCGAGCTCCGCCGCCGCCGCAGCGTCGTAGGCGACGTCCGCCGCGCCGTACAGGTCGGTCGCGAGCGCCTCGATCTTCGCGGTCAGGGGTGCCGCGTCGGGGTACGCGAAGCGCGGGGTGGGCGGCGCGGCGTCGCCCGCGTCGAGCACCTCGAGGACGCGCGCGGCGAGCGCCTCGGCGCCGGCGCCGCCGTCGGCGAAGGCGGTGACCCGCGCGACGGGCACGCCGCGCGCCGCCGCGAACCCCTCGATGGCGGCGAGGTCCGCCTCGCCGTCGCCGGGGAAGACGTTGAGGGCGACGACGGCGGGCAGGCCGAAGTGCGCCACGGCGTCCAGGTGGCGCGCGAGGTGCGGGAGGCCGCGCGTCAGCGCGTCCTCCGACGCCGCGTCGCCGTCGGGGCCGGCGCCGTGCTCGCGGAGCGCTTTGGCGGTCGCGACCAGCACCACGGCGCGGGGCCAGAGGCCGGCCTGGCGCATCTTGACGTCCAGGAACTTCTCCCCGCCGAGGTCGAACCCGAACCCCGCCTCGGTGACGACCTCCTGGGCGTGCGCCAGCGCGGTGCGGGTCGCGACGACGCTGGAGGCCCCGTGCGCGATGTTCGCGAACGGCCCGCCGTGCACGAACGCGGGCGTCCCCTCGCGGGTCGTGACCAGGTTCGGCTGCAGCGCGTCCTGCAGCAGCGCCAGCATCGCGTCGACCGCCCCGAGGTCGGCCGCGGTGACGTCCGCGCCGGGCGTGGGGCCCTCCGCGCCCTGCCGCCCCACGACGATGCGCCCCAAGCGGGCGCGGAGGTCGTCCACCGAATCGGCGAGGGCGAGGACCGCCATGATCTCGCTGGCGGCGGTGATGTCGAAGCGCGAGGCGCGCTCCGCGCGCCCGCCCGCCGCCAACGTCACGCTCCGCAGGGCCCGGTCGTCGACGTCCAGCACCCGCCCCCACGTGGCGGTGGCGGGCGTCAGGCCGCTGGCGCCGGTCGGGGCGGGGCCGTCCCCCGCCGACGCCGGCGCCGGACGCCCCTTCGCGGCGTCGAGGGCGGCCCAGTGCAGGTCGTTGTCGACGAGCGCCGCCAGCAGGTCGTGGGCGGCGGCGATCGCGTGCAGGTCGCCGGTGAAGTGCAGGTTGATGCGTTCGGCCGGCTCGATCTGGGCGCGCCCGCCGCCGGTCCCGCCCCCCTTGATGCCGAAGACCGGCCCGAGCGACGGCTCCCGGAGCGCCGCCACCGCGCGCCGCCCGAGGCGCGCGAGGCCGTCGGCGAGGCCGACGCTGACCGTCGTCTTGCCCTCGCCCGCCTTCGTCGGCGTCAGCGCGCTCACCAACACCAGGCGCCCCGGGACGCCGTCCGGCGACCGCGCGGCCGCGACGTCGGCGAGCGGGCCGGGCGGGACGGGCACGACCTTGCGGACGCCGGGCCCGTAGGGCGTGAGCGTCGCGGGGGCGAGGTGCAGCGCGGCGGCGGCGCGCTCCACCGCGTGCGGGTCGAGCGGGAAGCGGTCGGCATCGGGCGGCGTCATGTCGCCAGGGTAGCCGAGCCCGCCGCGCTACCCGCCGGGCGCCAACGCGTCGCGCAGGGTGTCGCCCAGCAGGTTGATCGCCAGCACCATCGCCAACAGCACCAGGCCGGGCAGCGTCGAGATCCACCAGGCGACCGCCAGGAACGTCTGGCCGCCCGCGAGCACCCCCCCGAGCGTCGGGGTGGGGGGCGGGACCCCCAAGCCGAGGAAGCTCAGGCCGGCCTCGGCCAAGACGAGCGCCCCGAACTGCAGGGTGCCGTCGACCAGCAGCAGCGGCGCGACGTTGGGCAGCAGGTGCCGACCCATCGCGCCGGGCGCGCGCACCCCGAGGGCGTGCGCGGCCTGGACGAACTGTTCCTCGCGCAACTCGAACGTCTTGGCGCGCACGAGCTTCGCGAAACTCACCCACCCGGTCAGGCCGAGCGTGAGGATCAGGACGACCTCCGACGCCCCCACCGCGGCGATCACCGCGATGGCGAGGAGGATGAACGGAAGCGTCATCAACGTCTCCGTCGCGCCGGTCACGACCGCGTCGACCCACCCCCCGAAGTAGCCGGCCAGCAGGCCGAGCAGCGTCCCGACGCTGAGCGCCAGCAGGAGCGCCGCGGCGCCCACCCCCAACGAGGCGCGGGTGCCGTGCAGCAGGCGCGACGCCAGGTCGCGGCCGAGCTCGTCGGTGCCGAGCGGGTAGAACGCGCCCGCGTCGCTCACGGTGCCGGGCGGCGCGAACGTCGCGCGCAGGTCCTGGTCGGTCGGCTCGCGCGGGTAGAGCGGCGCGGCGAGCGCCGCGACCACGATGACGCCGAGGACCGCCAGCGCGCTGCGCGTCCGGCCCCGCCGCCACCAGCGCCGCCAGGTGCGGCTCACGCGAGCGACACCTTCGGGTTGAGCCAGGCGTAGGAGACGTCCACCAACGTGTTGACCGCGATCAGCAACAACGCGACGGCGAACACGCCCGCCTCGACGACCGGGTAGTCGCGGGCGTACACCGCGTTCACCATCAGGCGCCCCAGGCCGGGCCACGCGAAGATCGTTTCGGTGATGACGCTCCCGCCCAGCACGAAGCGCATCTGCAGCCCGATCTGCGTCACGACCGGGATCAGGGCGTTGCGGAAGGCGTGCCGCCACACGACGAGGCGGCGGACCTGCCCCTTCGCGGTCGCGGTCCGCACGTAGGCGCGGTCCAGCACGTCCAGCATCGCGGTGCGCGTCACGCGCACCAACCCCCCCAGGAGGAACAGGGTCAGCGTCCCGACCGGGAGGACCAGGTGCGCGGCGGTGCCGCTACCCGACGACGGCAACCAGCGCAGCTCCACGGCGAACAGCAGGATGCTCATGACCCCCACCCAGAACACCGGCGTCGATTGCCCCACCAGCGCGAGGGCGGTGATCGCGGTGTCCCACGCCGAATCGCGCCGCAACGCCGTCAGGACCCCCAGCGGGACGCCCAGCACGACCGCGACGAGGACCGCCCAGCCGGCCAGCGTGAGGGTGGCGGGGAGGCGTTCGGCGACGAGGGCGAGCGCCGGCTCGCCGAGCTGGATCGACGTCCCGAAGTCCGCCTGGACCGCCGCCCCGAGGAACCGCGCGTAGCGGATCGGGAGCGGGTCGTCGAGCCCCAACCGCGCGCGGAACGCCGCGACGGTCTCGGGGCTCGCGTCGGGCGGCAACAGCAGCCGGACGGGGTCGCCCGACAGGTTCACCATCGCGAACACGAGCATCGTGAGGGCCAGCAGGACGACGACGCTCAGGACCGCCCGTCGTACGAGGTAACGCGCCATGCGCGCAGCCTACCCCCGGCACAGAGCCTGACGGACGTGACGGTCGGGAAACGATGACGTGACGCCGGTCCGGGCGCGTCGTATGCTCGCCGCGAGCGCCGCCGTCGTCCGGAGGGTGCGCGCCGTTTCCGTCGCTTCCAGGAGGTCGCCATGCCGCAGTCGTTCCCGCTCCGCCCCGCCCGCGCCCTGACGGCGCTGGTCCTGTCCGCCACCCTCGCGGTCGGTGGGCTGGGCTTCGCCCGCACGCTGGTCGTCATGCAGTCCGCCGACGCCGCGACGCTCGACCCGAGCCTCAACCGCGAAACGCCGACCTTCAACGTCCTGATCCACCTGTTCGACGCGCTGATCGACAAGCGACCCGACGGCACCTACGCCCCCGCCCTCGCGAGCGACTGGACCGTCACCGACGACGTCGTCTGGGACTTCACGCTGCGCGACGACGTCACCTTCCACGACGGCGAACCGTTCACCGCCGACGCGGTCGTCTACACGATTCGGCGCCTCCTCGACGACGCCACGGAGTCGCCGATCGCCGGCGGCTTTTCGTTCATCGCGTCGGTCGAGGCGACCGGCGAGCACGCGGTGCGCATCACGACCGACGGGCCCGCCCCCCTCGCCGAGCACTACTTCAGCGAACTCCTGATCACGCCCCCACACGTCCTCGAGGCGGTCGGACCCGAGGCGTTCGCCCGCAACCCGGTCGGGACGGGCCCCTTCCGCTTCGAGGCGTGGCAGCGCGACGTCGCGCTGGAGCTCGCGGCGTACGAGGACCACTGGCGCGGTGCGCCGGCGGTGGACGGCGTCACCTTCCGGCCCGTGCCCGAGGCGAACACCCGCGTCGCCGCCATCCAGGCGGGCGAAGCGGACGTCGTCGCGCAGGTCCCCCCGACCCTCGCGCCGGTCCTCGACGCCGCGCCCGGCGTACGCCTCGAGGCGGTCGACGGCGCCCGCGCGATCTACGTGGGCATGAACGTCACCGGCGGCGCGGACGCCCTGCAGGACGCGCGCGTGCGCCGCGCCCTGAACCTGGCGGTCGACGTCGACGGCATCGTCGAGGGCGTCCTCGCCGGCCGCGGCACGCCGACGACCGGCTTCCTGACCGACGTCGACTTCGGCTACGTCCCCGGCTCGAGCCCGTTCCCCTACGATCCCGACGCCGCCCGCGCCCTGCTGAGTGAGGCGGGCTACGGGGACGGCGGCCCGAGCCTGGTGCTGCAGGCCCCCAACGGCCGGTACGTCGGCGACGCCGCGGTCGCGCAGGCGGTGGCGGAACAACTGAGCGACGTCGGCGTCGACGTCGAGCTCGAGATCCGCGAGTACGGCGCCTACGTCGGGGACCTGTTCGGCGGGAACGCGCCGGACCTCTACCTGATCGGCTGGGGCAACGCCCCGCTCGACGCGGACTTCATCTACGTCCCGCTCCTCGGCAGCGACGAGCTGCTGTCGTACTACGCCGACCCCGACCTCGACGCCGCCCTGCAGACGGCCCGGACCACCGTGGACCGCGACGCCCGCCTCGCGGCGTACGCCGACGTCCAGGCGCACGTCGACGCCCAGGCGCCGGCGCTGTTCCTCTACAAGCCCCAGGACCTCTACGGCGTCGCGGACGACGTGGCGTGGACGCCCCGCACCGACGAACGCATCTGGATGTACGCCGCCGAACTCGACTGACGCAGGGCGCTGCGGCGCCGGCGTCCGGGGGGTAGGCTCGCACGCATGACGCGCGACGCCTCCCCCCCCGACGCCTCCCCCGACCCCGGCGCCGACCCCGGCGCCGGCCCCGAGGCCGACACGACGCACGCACGCCCGCAGGGCGGCGGGGACGCCCTCCCCGCCGCCCTGCTCGAGTGGTACCGGGCGCGCCTCGCGGAGCTCGTGGCGCTGCCCAGCGTCGCGGCGGACGGGCGCGCCATCCCCGAGACCGCCGCCGCGGTCCGCGACCTGCTGATCGGCGAGGGGTTCGACGCGGAGCTGCACGCGACCGGCGGCGCGCCGGTCGTGTTCGCCGAACGCCGCGTCCCGGGCGCCCCGACGCTGCTGCTGTACAACCACTACGACGTGCAGCCCGAGGACCCGGTCGACGCGTGGACGAGCCCGCCGTTCGAACTCACCGAGCGCGACGGCGCCTGGTACGGGCGCGGCGCGGCGGACGACAAGGGCGAGATCGTCTCTCGGCTGGCCGCCCTGCGCGCCTACCGCGAGCGCCACGGCGACCTGCCGTTCGGGGTCGTGATGGTGATCGAGGGGGAGGAGGAGATCGGCAGCCCGAACCTCGCGGCGTACGTCGCGGCGCACGCCGACGCCCTCGCCGCCGACGGGTGCCTGTGGGAGTTCGGCGGCGTCGACGCCGCCGGCACGCCCGTCACGTACTGCGGCATGAAGGGCGTCGTGACGCTCGACCTGCGCGTCCGCACCGCGGAACGCGACCTGCACTCCAGCTACGGCGTCGTGGCGCGCGGCGCGGCGGCGCGCCTCGCCGCCGCCGTCGCCAGCCTCGAGGACGAGGACGGCCGCGTCGCGGTGCCGGGGTTCACCGACGGCGTGCGGCCCCCGACCGACGCGCAGCGCGCGCTCGTCGACCGCCTCCCCGACGAGGCGGCGGAGCTCGCGGACGTGTTCGGCATCCCCGCCTGGCAGCGCGGCCTCGCGGGGGCGGCGTGGAACCACGCGCTGTACTTCGAGCCCACCCTGAACGTCAACGGCGTCCACGCCGGCTACGGCGGGGAGGGCGCGAAGACGGTCCTCCCGAGCGAGGCGTTCGCGAAGCTCGACGTGCGGCTGGTGCCCGACCAGGACCCCGAAGCGGTCGTCGCCGCGATCCGCGCGCACCTCGACGCCCGCGGGTTCGCCGACGTCGAGATCGTGCGCGGCCCCCACGCCGAGCGCGCCGGTCGCTCCGACCCGACCGACCCGTTCGTGCTCGACGCCGTCGCCGCCCTCGAGGACGCCTACGCCGTCGCCCCGCTGGTGCTGCCCAACAGCCCGGGGTCGGGCCCCATCCACCCGTTCGTCGAGGGGGTCGGCGTCCCCGTCGTCGGGATCGGCTGCGGCTACCCCGGAAGCCGCATCCACGGGCCGGACGAGCACGTCCGCATCGAGGACGTCCGCCGGGGCACGCTGGCGACGCTACGCCTCTTCGAGCGCGTCGCGGCGCGCGCCGGCGTGACGCCCGGCCGACCGACCGACTGACGCGCCGGGCGTACCGTCCTCGGATGCTCGAGTCCCCCCTCGTCCGCCGCACCGCCCTCGGGGGCGTCGGCCTCGCGGCCCTGCTGACCACCGCGCACGCCGTCAACGACGCCTTCGCCAACATCCTCCCGGTGTTGCTGCCCACGCTGCAGCAGCGCTTCGGGGTCGGGGAGGCGGTCCTCGCGGCGTTCGTCGCCCTGATCTCGTTCTCCAGCAACGTCCTGCAGGCGTTCGCCGGCGCGCTCGCCGACCGCTGGGGTCGGCGCCGCACCGCGGCGCTCGGCCTCGTCGTCGGGAGCCTCCTGATGAGCCTGATCGCCGTCGTCCCGACGATCTGGGCGGTCTTCCTGGTCCTGGCGGTCGGCGGGCTGGGGTCGGCGATCTTCCACCCCGGCGCGGCCTCCATGGCGCGGCAGGCGGGGGAACGCAAGGGCCTGGCGATGGGCCTGTTCGGGGCGGGCGGCCCGTTCGGGAGCGCCGTGATGCCGATCGTGGCGTTGTGGTTGCTGCGGACCTACGGCCCGTGGGCCCTGACGTGGCTCGCGCCGATCGGGGTGGCGGTCGGCGTGGCGTTGCTCGTGCTCGCGCCGCACCAGCCGCCCCCCGAACGCGCGCGCCGCCCGAAACTGTTCGACCGG contains:
- a CDS encoding ABC transporter substrate-binding protein is translated as MPQSFPLRPARALTALVLSATLAVGGLGFARTLVVMQSADAATLDPSLNRETPTFNVLIHLFDALIDKRPDGTYAPALASDWTVTDDVVWDFTLRDDVTFHDGEPFTADAVVYTIRRLLDDATESPIAGGFSFIASVEATGEHAVRITTDGPAPLAEHYFSELLITPPHVLEAVGPEAFARNPVGTGPFRFEAWQRDVALELAAYEDHWRGAPAVDGVTFRPVPEANTRVAAIQAGEADVVAQVPPTLAPVLDAAPGVRLEAVDGARAIYVGMNVTGGADALQDARVRRALNLAVDVDGIVEGVLAGRGTPTTGFLTDVDFGYVPGSSPFPYDPDAARALLSEAGYGDGGPSLVLQAPNGRYVGDAAVAQAVAEQLSDVGVDVELEIREYGAYVGDLFGGNAPDLYLIGWGNAPLDADFIYVPLLGSDELLSYYADPDLDAALQTARTTVDRDARLAAYADVQAHVDAQAPALFLYKPQDLYGVADDVAWTPRTDERIWMYAAELD
- a CDS encoding ABC transporter permease, producing the protein MSRTWRRWWRRGRTRSALAVLGVIVVAALAAPLYPREPTDQDLRATFAPPGTVSDAGAFYPLGTDELGRDLASRLLHGTRASLGVGAAALLLALSVGTLLGLLAGYFGGWVDAVVTGATETLMTLPFILLAIAVIAAVGASEVVLILTLGLTGWVSFAKLVRAKTFELREEQFVQAAHALGVRAPGAMGRHLLPNVAPLLLVDGTLQFGALVLAEAGLSFLGLGVPPPTPTLGGVLAGGQTFLAVAWWISTLPGLVLLAMVLAINLLGDTLRDALAPGG
- a CDS encoding M20/M25/M40 family metallo-hydrolase, translated to MTRDASPPDASPDPGADPGAGPEADTTHARPQGGGDALPAALLEWYRARLAELVALPSVAADGRAIPETAAAVRDLLIGEGFDAELHATGGAPVVFAERRVPGAPTLLLYNHYDVQPEDPVDAWTSPPFELTERDGAWYGRGAADDKGEIVSRLAALRAYRERHGDLPFGVVMVIEGEEEIGSPNLAAYVAAHADALAADGCLWEFGGVDAAGTPVTYCGMKGVVTLDLRVRTAERDLHSSYGVVARGAAARLAAAVASLEDEDGRVAVPGFTDGVRPPTDAQRALVDRLPDEAAELADVFGIPAWQRGLAGAAWNHALYFEPTLNVNGVHAGYGGEGAKTVLPSEAFAKLDVRLVPDQDPEAVVAAIRAHLDARGFADVEIVRGPHAERAGRSDPTDPFVLDAVAALEDAYAVAPLVLPNSPGSGPIHPFVEGVGVPVVGIGCGYPGSRIHGPDEHVRIEDVRRGTLATLRLFERVAARAGVTPGRPTD
- a CDS encoding ABC transporter permease — its product is MARYLVRRAVLSVVVLLALTMLVFAMVNLSGDPVRLLLPPDASPETVAAFRARLGLDDPLPIRYARFLGAAVQADFGTSIQLGEPALALVAERLPATLTLAGWAVLVAVVLGVPLGVLTALRRDSAWDTAITALALVGQSTPVFWVGVMSILLFAVELRWLPSSGSGTAAHLVLPVGTLTLFLLGGLVRVTRTAMLDVLDRAYVRTATAKGQVRRLVVWRHAFRNALIPVVTQIGLQMRFVLGGSVITETIFAWPGLGRLMVNAVYARDYPVVEAGVFAVALLLIAVNTLVDVSYAWLNPKVSLA
- a CDS encoding MFS transporter, producing the protein MLESPLVRRTALGGVGLAALLTTAHAVNDAFANILPVLLPTLQQRFGVGEAVLAAFVALISFSSNVLQAFAGALADRWGRRRTAALGLVVGSLLMSLIAVVPTIWAVFLVLAVGGLGSAIFHPGAASMARQAGERKGLAMGLFGAGGPFGSAVMPIVALWLLRTYGPWALTWLAPIGVAVGVALLVLAPHQPPPERARRPKLFDRTLFFGPVGLLAVVGILRATAYISFLNAMPLYLANVRGYAADAAILGLTLATFQIAASVGVVAAGALEPKLGRIPLIAGTMLLALPALLATLILPAGSPAFYAAVAAAGAFTNASIPLLVISAQDLAPDAVATASGMLMGFTWGMAGVAYLGFGAVQELVGLVPALAAGFAFVVPAAGLATVV
- a CDS encoding formate--tetrahydrofolate ligase → MTPPDADRFPLDPHAVERAAAALHLAPATLTPYGPGVRKVVPVPPGPLADVAAARSPDGVPGRLVLVSALTPTKAGEGKTTVSVGLADGLARLGRRAVAALREPSLGPVFGIKGGGTGGGRAQIEPAERINLHFTGDLHAIAAAHDLLAALVDNDLHWAALDAAKGRPAPASAGDGPAPTGASGLTPATATWGRVLDVDDRALRSVTLAAGGRAERASRFDITAASEIMAVLALADSVDDLRARLGRIVVGRQGAEGPTPGADVTAADLGAVDAMLALLQDALQPNLVTTREGTPAFVHGGPFANIAHGASSVVATRTALAHAQEVVTEAGFGFDLGGEKFLDVKMRQAGLWPRAVVLVATAKALREHGAGPDGDAASEDALTRGLPHLARHLDAVAHFGLPAVVALNVFPGDGEADLAAIEGFAAARGVPVARVTAFADGGAGAEALAARVLEVLDAGDAAPPTPRFAYPDAAPLTAKIEALATDLYGAADVAYDAAAAAELARLEAAGYGPLQVCMAKTHLSFADDPKAGGLAEGFTLRVREVRLSAGAGFVVVVAGRIVTMPALPREPAAKRVRVGADGRIRGLMQGD